One Chryseobacterium sp. StRB126 genomic region harbors:
- a CDS encoding endonuclease, with translation MKKILLPIILISTYISAQAPAGYYNGTIGLTGYALKSKLHDIISEKAISWHYTTHLPNLYNQTDLDVYYDGHTPANNTTILLDIYSEIPDGPDAYEYTSSQLGGGSAEGSGYNREHMMPQSTFYSDYPMYSDLFYVIPADAKINQLRSNYPYGISSTVPANILATFTNTSKIGKSAIPNLPYTGYVYEPIDEFKGDVARSILYFALRYEGKLGTFKYTANANPASDTNPFDGTEERAIEPAYLAMLIQWHQQDPVSPRETNRNNAVYALQKNRNPFIDNPGWVNAIWSQTLDAIAPQAPSNLTSTQTSAYFTTLSWTPSADADVLGYKVYQNGTLVASTKGTSISIDHLTPSTTYNYTVKAYDNGYLQSTDSNQISLTTLATDNYAKDLFISKYLEGSTNENRALEITNKTGHPVDLNNYRLSIQLQGQNNSLYFPAPFEMEGTIQNNETFVVLNPSATFSCFTKDQAKFITAAPQMTFYGYNYLELRYKSTTVDALGVTGQNNSTALKDVSLYRKASVSQPTNTFNINEWTVYPVDYCQNLGGTLSTSEELITSTDKSLKIYPNPVYDNFFVSGDNEKIKTAQIIDLSGKVIYTEKDPFRNKKEISVQGIPTGTYILRLDDYSQQFIKK, from the coding sequence ATGAAAAAAATTCTACTTCCTATTATTTTGATTTCCACTTATATTTCTGCGCAGGCTCCTGCCGGATATTATAACGGTACTATCGGATTAACCGGCTATGCCCTGAAATCTAAGCTTCATGATATTATCTCTGAAAAGGCTATTAGTTGGCATTATACGACTCATCTTCCCAATCTTTATAATCAAACAGACCTTGATGTATACTATGATGGCCATACTCCAGCTAATAACACAACTATTCTTTTAGATATCTATTCTGAAATACCGGATGGACCGGACGCTTATGAATATACTAGCAGTCAATTAGGTGGGGGAAGTGCGGAAGGCTCAGGATACAACAGAGAGCATATGATGCCCCAAAGTACATTTTACAGTGACTATCCAATGTATTCGGATCTGTTCTATGTGATTCCTGCTGATGCTAAAATTAACCAGTTAAGGAGTAATTATCCTTATGGGATTTCCAGCACAGTTCCTGCTAACATTCTGGCTACATTTACCAATACATCTAAAATAGGAAAGAGCGCTATTCCTAACCTTCCTTATACAGGATATGTATATGAACCTATTGATGAATTTAAAGGTGATGTAGCAAGATCCATATTATATTTTGCTTTAAGATATGAAGGAAAATTAGGAACATTTAAATACACAGCTAATGCTAATCCTGCTTCAGATACCAATCCTTTTGACGGAACCGAAGAAAGAGCGATTGAACCAGCCTATCTTGCTATGTTAATTCAGTGGCATCAACAGGATCCTGTTTCTCCAAGAGAAACCAATAGGAATAATGCCGTGTATGCTCTTCAGAAAAACAGAAACCCTTTTATAGATAATCCGGGATGGGTAAATGCTATCTGGAGCCAAACACTGGATGCTATTGCTCCTCAGGCACCTTCCAATCTTACTTCTACACAAACGAGTGCCTATTTTACAACCTTAAGCTGGACTCCAAGTGCTGATGCTGATGTTTTAGGCTATAAAGTGTATCAGAATGGCACTTTAGTAGCATCCACAAAAGGTACGTCTATCAGTATAGATCATCTTACACCTTCTACAACCTATAACTATACTGTAAAAGCATATGATAATGGATACCTTCAATCTACAGATAGTAACCAAATATCTCTAACAACGCTGGCTACAGACAATTATGCTAAGGATCTTTTTATTTCAAAATATCTGGAAGGATCAACCAATGAGAACAGAGCTCTTGAAATCACCAATAAAACAGGACACCCTGTAGATTTGAATAATTACAGATTATCAATTCAATTACAGGGACAAAATAATAGCCTTTATTTTCCAGCTCCATTTGAAATGGAAGGTACTATTCAAAATAATGAAACATTTGTAGTTTTGAACCCCTCTGCTACTTTCTCATGTTTTACCAAAGATCAGGCGAAATTTATAACTGCAGCTCCTCAAATGACGTTTTATGGATACAATTATCTTGAATTAAGATACAAGTCTACCACAGTAGATGCATTGGGTGTTACAGGACAAAATAATTCTACAGCTTTAAAGGATGTTTCTTTATATAGAAAGGCTTCGGTTAGTCAACCTACGAATACTTTTAATATTAATGAATGGACTGTATATCCAGTGGATTACTGTCAGAATCTTGGCGGAACTTTGTCAACTTCAGAAGAACTTATCACTTCTACGGATAAATCGCTGAAAATATATCCAAATCCTGTATACGACAACTTTTTTGTGAGTGGAGATAATGAAAAGATAAAAACAGCTCAAATTATTGATCTTTCCGGAAAAGTAATTTATACAGAGAAAGATCCGTTCAGAAACAAGAAAGAGATTTCTGTACAGGGAATTCCTACAGGAACATACATCTTAAGGCTGGATGATTATTCTCAGCAATTTATTAAGAAATAA
- a CDS encoding reprolysin-like metallopeptidase, whose product MKRQLTLLGMLLITGVSFAQTDRLWSQEFSKTSSETFENKLGIRNPRLFSLNINGLKNALAKAPKRLAAGEKSEVIISFPNSDGRMENFKVKENSNFTPELAAKYPDIKSYVGQGLEDPNSTVYFSVSPLGLSSMEIYGDKSAVFIEPYAKDLSTYVVYKKSDKNDDLSKFECTVIDVAKKGVSTNVAARPNADDAKLRTFRLALSCTGEYTAYFGGTKALALAAMNTTMTRVNGVFEKDFAARMVLIANNDAVIYTNASTDPYSAASGMSSWNSQLQSTLTSVIGEANYDIGHLFGASGGGGNAGCIGCICTNGSKGSGYTSPADSIPSGDNFDIDYVAHEMGHQFGGNHTFSMNNEGTGANMEPGSGSTIMGYAGITGQDIQPHSDAFFHAISIQQITNNIKAKTCSVNTNTGNAIPTANAGLDYTIPKGTPFVLTGTGTDADGDSLTYIWEQMDNASSSQTGASSAASATKASGPNFRSWAPTTVPTRYFPRMASVLAGSTTTAGTEITVEALSSVARTLNFRFTVRDNKAGGSGNNSDDAVITVNSTAGPFAVTSQNSATTYTGGSSQTVTWDVAGTTANNVNTANVDILWSTDSGNTWSTLLSATPNDGSQAVTIPNVTTTTGRIMVKGSNHIFFDVNNANISVNAGSGTPDTVAPTAPTLAASGTTSTSTNLSWSGATDNIGVTGYDVYMGASLLGSTASTTYTITSLTPSTTYSFSVKAKDAAGNASSSSNTVNVTTLAGGGTVTYCSASASNTADERIGNVKFGTINNTSTGTAGYENFTSVSTNVTRGTAYTLSITPVWTSTKYSEAYAVYIDYNGDGDFTDSGELVWSKAGSTTSPVTGSVTIPSTAALGSTRMRVMMKYSSIPTSSCEAYTYGQVEDYTVNITSSGRGELSNTKDLMADIKLYPNPVKDIMHISNTTSEDYKIFDMGGKVVDSGKLQRGSVNVSNLIKGAYMIQIGEISKRFVKN is encoded by the coding sequence ATGAAAAGACAATTAACCCTGCTTGGGATGCTTCTTATTACAGGAGTTTCATTCGCACAGACTGATCGCCTTTGGTCTCAGGAATTCTCAAAAACCTCTTCAGAGACCTTTGAAAACAAATTAGGAATCAGAAATCCTAGATTATTCAGTCTGAATATTAATGGTTTGAAAAACGCTTTAGCTAAAGCTCCGAAGAGGCTGGCAGCTGGCGAAAAATCAGAAGTCATCATTTCATTCCCGAACTCCGATGGCAGAATGGAAAACTTTAAAGTAAAAGAAAATTCCAACTTCACTCCTGAATTAGCTGCAAAATACCCTGACATCAAATCTTATGTAGGTCAGGGACTTGAAGATCCAAATTCAACAGTGTATTTCAGTGTTTCCCCACTAGGACTATCATCCATGGAAATTTATGGTGATAAATCGGCAGTATTCATTGAGCCTTATGCAAAGGATCTTTCTACGTATGTTGTTTACAAAAAATCGGACAAAAATGATGATCTTAGTAAATTTGAATGTACTGTAATAGATGTTGCTAAAAAAGGAGTATCTACAAATGTTGCAGCCAGACCTAATGCTGATGATGCTAAATTGAGAACATTCAGACTGGCATTATCCTGTACAGGAGAATATACTGCTTATTTTGGAGGAACAAAAGCACTGGCATTAGCCGCAATGAACACTACAATGACCCGCGTAAATGGTGTTTTTGAAAAAGATTTTGCAGCAAGAATGGTTCTTATCGCTAACAATGATGCGGTTATTTATACCAATGCTTCTACAGATCCTTATTCTGCTGCATCAGGAATGAGCAGCTGGAATTCCCAATTACAAAGTACACTAACTTCTGTTATTGGAGAAGCTAATTATGATATCGGACACTTATTTGGAGCTTCCGGAGGTGGTGGAAACGCAGGATGCATCGGATGTATTTGTACAAACGGTTCAAAAGGTAGCGGTTACACTTCCCCTGCTGATTCCATTCCATCAGGAGATAATTTCGACATCGATTATGTAGCTCATGAAATGGGCCATCAATTTGGAGGAAACCATACTTTCTCAATGAATAATGAAGGAACCGGAGCCAATATGGAACCTGGTTCAGGATCAACCATTATGGGATATGCCGGAATTACGGGCCAGGATATTCAGCCTCATTCTGATGCGTTTTTTCATGCAATCAGTATTCAACAAATCACCAATAATATTAAAGCTAAAACTTGCTCTGTCAATACCAATACAGGCAATGCTATTCCAACAGCTAATGCAGGTTTAGACTATACAATTCCAAAAGGAACCCCATTCGTATTAACAGGAACCGGTACTGATGCAGACGGTGATTCTTTAACTTATATCTGGGAACAGATGGATAATGCATCTTCTTCTCAAACGGGAGCAAGTTCTGCAGCAAGTGCAACAAAAGCTTCAGGGCCTAATTTCAGATCATGGGCACCAACTACGGTTCCTACAAGATATTTCCCAAGAATGGCATCTGTTTTAGCAGGCTCAACTACTACTGCAGGCACTGAAATTACGGTGGAAGCACTTTCTTCAGTAGCCAGAACATTAAACTTCAGGTTTACCGTTCGGGATAATAAGGCCGGAGGTTCAGGAAACAATTCTGATGATGCTGTCATTACAGTAAACAGTACTGCGGGACCTTTTGCAGTAACTTCTCAGAATTCAGCAACTACTTATACTGGTGGAAGCTCTCAAACCGTAACATGGGATGTGGCAGGAACTACTGCGAACAACGTAAACACTGCTAATGTAGATATTCTTTGGTCTACAGACAGCGGAAATACATGGTCTACTCTACTCTCTGCAACTCCTAATGATGGTTCACAGGCCGTAACCATTCCTAATGTTACTACCACAACAGGAAGAATTATGGTTAAAGGATCCAACCACATTTTCTTTGATGTAAATAATGCCAATATTTCTGTAAATGCGGGATCTGGAACACCTGATACGGTTGCTCCTACTGCGCCTACCCTTGCTGCTTCAGGAACTACTTCTACAAGTACAAACCTGTCTTGGTCAGGAGCCACAGATAATATTGGGGTTACAGGATATGATGTATATATGGGAGCTTCATTACTAGGCTCTACAGCTTCTACTACTTATACCATAACAAGTTTAACTCCATCCACTACTTACAGCTTCTCTGTGAAAGCTAAAGATGCAGCAGGTAATGCTTCTTCTTCAAGTAATACCGTGAATGTTACAACACTTGCAGGTGGTGGAACAGTTACTTACTGTTCAGCTTCAGCATCCAATACCGCTGATGAAAGAATTGGAAACGTAAAATTCGGTACTATCAATAATACATCCACAGGAACTGCTGGTTACGAAAACTTTACTTCTGTTTCTACCAATGTAACAAGAGGAACCGCTTATACACTTTCTATCACTCCGGTTTGGACTTCTACAAAGTACAGTGAAGCTTATGCAGTTTATATTGATTATAACGGAGATGGAGACTTTACAGACAGTGGTGAATTGGTATGGTCAAAAGCTGGTTCTACAACAAGTCCGGTTACGGGATCAGTTACTATTCCATCAACAGCTGCTCTTGGTTCAACAAGAATGAGAGTAATGATGAAATACAGCTCTATTCCGACTTCATCTTGTGAGGCTTATACCTATGGACAAGTTGAGGATTATACAGTGAATATTACATCTTCAGGAAGAGGAGAACTTTCTAATACGAAAGATCTGATGGCTGATATTAAACTATACCCTAACCCGGTAAAAGACATCATGCATATCTCCAATACCACATCTGAAGATTATAAAATCTTTGATATGGGTGGAAAAGTAGTTGACTCAGGAAAACTTCAAAGAGGATCTGTAAACGTAAGCAACTTGATTAAAGGAGCTTATATGATCCAGATTGGTGAAATTTCTAAACGATTTGTTAAAAACTAG
- a CDS encoding acyl-CoA dehydrogenase family protein: MNTETIDNIKMIAETAREFAEKNIRPNIMEWDESQTFPKDLFHQLGEMGFMGIVIPEQYGGSGLGYHEYVTILDEISQVDPSIGLSVAAHNSLCTNHIYEFGNEEQRNKWLPQLASGKVIGAWGLTEHNTGSDSGGMSTTAVKDGDEWIISGAKNFITHAISGDIAVVMTRTGEKGAKNNSTAFVLEKGMPGFTSGKKENKLGMRASETAELIFDNVRVPDSHRLGEVGEGFKQAMKILDGGRISIAALSLGTGRGAYKAALKYAKERHQFGKSISEFQAINFMLADMATEIDAAELLIQRAATLKNAKQKMTKEGAMAKLYASEACVRIANNAVQIFGGYGYTKDFPAEKFYRDSKLCTIGEGTSEIQRLVIGRDITK, encoded by the coding sequence ATGAATACAGAGACAATTGACAACATCAAAATGATAGCGGAGACAGCTAGAGAATTTGCAGAGAAGAATATCCGACCGAATATTATGGAGTGGGATGAAAGCCAAACTTTCCCAAAAGACTTATTCCACCAACTGGGAGAAATGGGTTTTATGGGAATTGTAATTCCTGAGCAATACGGCGGTTCCGGTTTAGGGTATCACGAATATGTCACTATCCTTGATGAAATTTCTCAGGTAGACCCATCTATCGGGCTTTCTGTAGCAGCGCACAACTCTCTTTGTACAAATCATATTTATGAGTTCGGAAATGAAGAACAGAGAAATAAATGGCTTCCTCAGTTGGCTTCCGGAAAAGTAATCGGAGCTTGGGGATTAACAGAACACAATACCGGTTCAGATTCAGGGGGAATGTCTACCACTGCAGTAAAAGATGGTGATGAGTGGATCATTAGTGGAGCTAAAAACTTTATTACTCACGCTATTTCAGGAGATATTGCTGTGGTAATGACCAGAACAGGTGAAAAAGGAGCTAAAAATAACTCTACTGCTTTTGTTTTGGAAAAAGGAATGCCCGGATTTACTTCAGGAAAAAAAGAGAATAAATTAGGAATGCGTGCTTCTGAAACCGCAGAATTAATTTTCGATAACGTACGTGTACCAGACTCTCACCGTTTAGGAGAAGTGGGTGAAGGTTTCAAACAGGCTATGAAAATTCTTGACGGTGGTAGAATTTCTATCGCGGCATTAAGTTTAGGAACAGGAAGAGGAGCTTATAAAGCAGCTTTAAAATATGCTAAAGAAAGACATCAGTTTGGAAAATCAATCTCTGAATTCCAGGCAATTAATTTTATGCTTGCTGATATGGCGACAGAAATTGATGCTGCAGAATTGCTGATTCAAAGAGCAGCAACGTTGAAAAATGCTAAACAGAAAATGACAAAAGAAGGAGCAATGGCAAAATTATATGCTTCTGAAGCTTGCGTAAGAATTGCCAACAATGCAGTACAGATCTTCGGAGGGTACGGATATACAAAGGACTTCCCTGCTGAGAAATTCTATAGAGATTCTAAGCTTTGTACTATTGGTGAAGGAACTTCTGAAATCCAGAGACTGGTGATTGGAAGAGATATTACAAAATAA
- a CDS encoding DinB family protein, whose amino-acid sequence MIKQALLGEFLHEAENTRKILKAIPDSALDWKPSEKNWTTGQLASHIAEVYNWYAPTFNQDVFDMEKYQYDKGDISKAENIVAKFEENVAKAQKVLEDSDESTYFNEWKMEMNGNTLFPASPRIQVVRGFLYNHLYHHRGELVVYLRSTGNKVPGLYGPTADDKM is encoded by the coding sequence ATGATTAAACAGGCACTTTTAGGTGAATTTTTGCACGAAGCCGAAAACACCAGAAAAATTTTAAAAGCAATCCCCGACAGCGCTTTAGACTGGAAACCATCTGAGAAAAACTGGACAACCGGCCAGCTGGCTTCTCATATTGCAGAAGTTTATAATTGGTACGCTCCTACCTTTAACCAGGATGTCTTTGACATGGAAAAATATCAGTATGATAAAGGTGATATTTCCAAAGCTGAAAATATTGTAGCAAAATTTGAAGAAAATGTAGCTAAAGCACAGAAGGTTTTGGAAGACTCGGATGAAAGCACTTATTTTAACGAATGGAAGATGGAAATGAATGGAAACACTCTTTTTCCTGCTTCACCAAGAATTCAGGTAGTAAGAGGCTTTCTTTATAATCATTTGTACCATCACAGAGGAGAGTTGGTTGTTTATTTAAGATCAACCGGAAATAAAGTTCCCGGACTTTATGGCCCTACTGCTGATGATAAAATGTAA
- a CDS encoding DUF3307 domain-containing protein, whose product MIFIKLILAHLLGDFILQPNSWVADKENYKLKSKFLYFHILIHTILSFIFLWDLQLWWVAVLVGVTHFIIDAAKLSFQTIKTKKRWFFIDQLLHILVIAGVSFYFSEFNFSFLQNQEFLKILMAALFLTTPASIFIKLLLSSWTPAPDGPNSIQTESLSSAGKYIGILERLLVFTFIMVNHWEGVGFMVAAKSVFRFSDLAQAKQRKLTEYVLIGTLLSFGLAVLTGIIIK is encoded by the coding sequence ATGATCTTTATCAAACTCATATTGGCACATCTACTCGGAGATTTTATACTTCAGCCAAATTCATGGGTTGCTGATAAGGAGAACTATAAACTAAAAAGTAAATTTTTATACTTCCACATTCTGATTCACACTATTTTAAGCTTCATTTTCCTTTGGGATCTGCAGCTTTGGTGGGTGGCTGTTTTAGTGGGTGTTACTCATTTTATTATTGATGCCGCCAAACTTAGTTTTCAGACTATAAAAACGAAAAAAAGATGGTTTTTCATCGATCAGCTGTTGCATATATTGGTAATTGCAGGAGTATCTTTTTATTTCAGTGAATTTAATTTCAGCTTTTTACAAAATCAGGAATTTTTAAAAATACTAATGGCAGCTTTGTTTCTTACAACGCCGGCTTCTATTTTTATCAAACTCCTTTTATCATCCTGGACACCTGCTCCGGATGGTCCTAACTCTATTCAAACCGAATCTTTATCAAGTGCCGGAAAATATATCGGAATTTTAGAACGTCTGCTGGTATTTACCTTTATCATGGTGAATCACTGGGAAGGCGTAGGTTTCATGGTGGCTGCCAAATCTGTTTTCAGATTCAGCGACCTTGCACAGGCAAAACAGAGAAAACTTACAGAATATGTATTAATTGGTACATTGTTGAGTTTTGGACTGGCTGTCTTAACAGGAATAATAATTAAATAA
- the purC gene encoding phosphoribosylaminoimidazolesuccinocarboxamide synthase — MSQKKEMLYEGKAKQVFATDNPDEVVVRFKDDATAFNAQKKGQVDLKGEMNNAITTLIFEYLNEKGIKTHFIKKLDEREQLVKKVSIIPLEMVVRNYSAGSMAQRLGVEEGIKSPVTIFDICYKKDELGDPLINDHHAVFLGAATYEELDEMYELSSDINDILIELFDKINIILVDFKIELGKTSTGEIILADEISPDTCRLWDKDTMKKLDKDRFRRDLGEVTEAYVEIYNRLKNLLEK; from the coding sequence ATGAGTCAAAAGAAAGAAATGTTGTACGAGGGAAAAGCGAAACAGGTATTTGCTACCGATAATCCTGATGAAGTAGTAGTACGTTTCAAAGACGATGCTACAGCATTTAATGCTCAAAAGAAAGGGCAGGTTGACCTGAAAGGGGAAATGAACAACGCCATTACCACTCTTATTTTTGAATATTTAAATGAAAAAGGGATCAAAACTCATTTCATTAAAAAACTAGACGAGAGAGAGCAGTTGGTAAAAAAAGTTTCTATCATTCCTTTGGAAATGGTAGTAAGAAACTACTCTGCGGGAAGTATGGCACAAAGATTAGGAGTGGAAGAAGGAATTAAGTCTCCGGTAACCATCTTCGATATCTGTTATAAAAAAGACGAATTGGGAGATCCGCTTATCAACGATCACCATGCTGTTTTCTTAGGTGCTGCTACGTATGAAGAACTTGATGAAATGTATGAACTATCTTCAGACATTAATGATATCCTTATTGAGCTGTTTGACAAGATCAACATTATTCTTGTAGACTTCAAAATCGAATTAGGAAAAACGTCTACAGGTGAGATTATCCTTGCTGACGAAATTTCTCCTGATACTTGCAGACTTTGGGATAAAGATACGATGAAGAAGCTTGACAAAGACAGATTCAGAAGAGACTTAGGAGAAGTAACTGAGGCATATGTTGAGATCTACAACCGTCTTAAAAATCTTTTAGAGAAATAA
- the purF gene encoding amidophosphoribosyltransferase, with amino-acid sequence MKSLDIHKSEYLKQFENQVYGRNLFRTQEEERLDAPNEECGIFGLYSDEDLDTFSLSQFGLFALQHRGQEACGISVLKDGKITNMKDEGLVLDVYKDIQEPEAFMGNSAIGHTRYTTAGDKKKYNFQPFFAKNEYDQIILSIAHNGNLTNARELKNELEAEGVVFRATSDSEVILRLIQKNLDLGLRGAIKATMEKIEGAYSVVGMTRNKFFAFRDFNGIRPLVLGAINENSYVVASESVALDAVGAQYVRDILPGEIIYTNENEPGKLHSYMMDEAKGKQRICSFEYIYFARPDSTLENINVYEIREKSGEKIWDQAPVEADLVIGVPDSGVPAAIGFSKASGIPFRPVLIKNRYIGRSFIVPTQEMRERVVNLKLNPIISEMKDKRVVIIDDSIVRGTTSKRLVKILKDAGVKEIHFRSVSPPIIAPCYLGIDTPSKDDLISANMTTEELKNYLGVDSLEFLSIDNLKAILGSSNHCFGCFTEEYPVGKGEEAVLFN; translated from the coding sequence ATGAAAAGTTTAGACATTCATAAAAGTGAATATTTAAAACAGTTTGAAAACCAAGTCTACGGGAGAAATCTTTTCAGAACTCAGGAAGAGGAAAGGCTAGATGCTCCTAATGAAGAATGCGGAATCTTCGGACTCTATTCGGATGAAGATCTGGATACATTTTCTCTTTCACAATTTGGGCTTTTTGCGCTGCAACACAGAGGTCAGGAAGCTTGTGGTATCTCCGTTTTAAAAGACGGAAAAATTACCAACATGAAAGATGAAGGATTGGTTTTAGACGTTTATAAAGACATTCAGGAACCTGAAGCTTTTATGGGAAATTCTGCAATTGGGCATACTCGTTATACCACTGCAGGAGATAAAAAGAAATATAACTTCCAGCCATTTTTCGCGAAAAACGAATATGACCAGATTATACTTTCTATAGCGCACAACGGTAACCTTACCAATGCAAGAGAATTAAAAAATGAATTAGAAGCTGAAGGCGTAGTTTTCAGAGCAACTTCAGATTCTGAGGTGATCCTTAGATTAATTCAGAAAAACCTTGATTTAGGACTTCGTGGAGCCATTAAAGCTACTATGGAGAAAATTGAAGGGGCATATTCCGTAGTGGGAATGACAAGAAATAAGTTCTTTGCTTTCAGAGACTTCAATGGGATTCGTCCATTAGTTTTAGGAGCTATTAATGAAAATTCTTATGTAGTTGCCTCTGAATCTGTAGCATTAGATGCTGTAGGAGCTCAGTATGTACGTGATATTCTCCCTGGAGAGATCATTTACACCAATGAAAATGAGCCTGGAAAACTTCATTCTTATATGATGGATGAAGCTAAAGGAAAACAGAGAATCTGCTCTTTTGAATACATCTACTTTGCAAGACCTGATTCTACCTTAGAAAACATCAATGTGTATGAGATCAGAGAGAAATCAGGGGAGAAGATCTGGGATCAGGCTCCTGTAGAGGCTGATTTGGTTATTGGTGTTCCGGATTCCGGAGTTCCTGCTGCCATTGGATTCTCAAAAGCTTCAGGAATACCGTTCCGTCCTGTTTTGATTAAAAACAGATATATTGGAAGAAGTTTCATTGTTCCAACACAGGAGATGAGAGAAAGGGTAGTGAACCTTAAGCTTAACCCGATTATTTCAGAAATGAAAGATAAGAGGGTAGTGATCATTGATGACTCTATCGTTCGTGGAACAACCTCTAAGAGATTGGTTAAAATTCTTAAAGATGCTGGAGTAAAAGAAATTCACTTCAGAAGTGTTTCTCCTCCAATTATTGCTCCATGCTATCTGGGAATTGATACTCCGTCTAAAGATGATCTGATTTCGGCGAACATGACTACAGAAGAACTTAAAAATTACTTAGGAGTAGATTCCTTAGAGTTTTTAAGCATAGACAATCTGAAAGCAATTTTAGGATCTTCTAATCATTGCTTTGGATGCTTCACAGAAGAATATCCAGTAGGAAAAGGAGAAGAAGCAGTATTATTTAATTAA
- a CDS encoding SatD family protein translates to MIAVITGDIINSQHADTEVWITKLKNLLEIWGSAPGTWEIYRGDEFQFKCSIDSVFWHFLAIKSLIKSQENLDVRMAIGIGEESFSSEKITESNGTAYVNSGRLLNDLKNDGHTVAIKTSNDSVDRDLNILLKWSSKDFDNWTMATSEIIHEMIMNQDITQEDLAKRFAISQSSISQRLKRANYELIVETNQYFRKKISEL, encoded by the coding sequence ATGATAGCGGTCATTACCGGTGATATTATAAATTCACAGCATGCAGACACTGAAGTTTGGATTACCAAGCTTAAAAATCTTCTCGAAATCTGGGGAAGCGCTCCCGGCACATGGGAAATCTACAGGGGAGATGAGTTTCAGTTCAAATGCAGTATTGATTCTGTTTTCTGGCATTTTCTAGCCATAAAATCTCTTATAAAAAGCCAGGAAAATCTGGATGTAAGAATGGCCATAGGCATAGGGGAAGAAAGTTTTTCTTCTGAAAAGATTACCGAATCTAATGGTACTGCTTATGTAAATTCCGGACGACTTTTGAATGATCTGAAGAATGACGGGCACACCGTTGCCATAAAAACATCAAACGATTCCGTTGACAGGGATCTTAATATTTTATTGAAATGGTCATCTAAGGATTTTGATAATTGGACTATGGCAACATCCGAAATCATTCATGAAATGATCATGAATCAGGATATCACACAGGAAGATCTTGCCAAAAGATTTGCTATATCACAGTCTTCTATCAGCCAGAGACTGAAACGAGCCAACTATGAGCTCATCGTGGAAACCAATCAGTATTTCAGAAAGAAAATATCCGAACTATAA